The following proteins are co-located in the Psilocybe cubensis strain MGC-MH-2018 chromosome 5, whole genome shotgun sequence genome:
- a CDS encoding Iron-sulfur clusters transporter atm1, mitochondrial has translation MAQPPPEDGIPATKNAASPSATNSTVQQTHGSSTVAAAAGKAVATTSTATAKTTAPPPPKKEHPTNAEQRRTDWSIIKRLMVNVWPKNDWKTRLTVLGGFGLLVLAKVLNVQVPQIFKSVVDSLNVDITSSSTVWVLAGSLIIGYGAARIGATLSSELLNAVFANISQRAVRKVARQTFEHLLNLDLKFHLSRQTGGLTRAIDRGTKIAPTALEISMTYKFGWDFAAITALAMVAYTWFTVRTTSWRTRFRREANQADNKAATVAVDSLINFEAVKHFNNEKYEIAQYDKHLADYEKSSVKITTSLAYLNSGQNVIFSSALTLAMFLAAQGVVNGTMTVGDLVMVNQLIFQLSLPLNFLGTIYREMRQNLLDMEVLYKLVEENTPAKDAEDAQPLTLNGGSIRFDNVAFAYHPDRPIFRNLSFTVPAGKKVAIVGPSGCGKSTVFRLLYRFYEPSSGRIFIDGQDVTRVQLESLRRNIGVVPQDTPLFHADIMHNVRYGRLDATDEEVVEAARKANVDKTIERLPAGYGTMVGERGLMISGGEKQRLAVARVMLKDPPILFFDEATSALDAHTESELMKNINTALLDKARTSIFIAHRLRTVVESDLIIVLREGEVVEQGTHDELMKLRGLYYSMWQQQASLEKIEEEGEEALEG, from the exons ATGGCGCAGCCGCCACCTGAAGATGGTATTCCAGCTACGAAGAACGCTGCTAGTCCCAGTGCAACTAACTCCACCGTGCAGCAAACACACGGTTCTTCgactgttgctgctgctgctggaaaGGCTGTGGCTACTACATCAACGGCAACAGCGAAGACAACGGCGCCGCCCCCGCCCAAGAAAGAGCATCCAACTAACGCGGAGCAACGCCGGACGGACTGGAGCATCATCAAACGGCTCATGGTTAATGTGTGGCCGAAAAACGACTGGAAGACGCGGTTGACGGTGCTTGGTGGGTTTGGGTTGCTTGTCCTCGCGAAG GTGTTAAATGTGCAAGTGCCGCAAATTTTCAAGTCGGTAGTGGATTCGCTCAACGTGGATATAACGTCTTCGTCGACAGTGTGGGTGCTTGCTGGGTCGCTGATCATTGGAT ATGGCGCAGCGAGAATCGGCGCAACACTCTCAAGCGAGCTGTTAAACGCAGTATTTGCCAACATTAGCCAGCGTGCAGTGCGCAAGGTCGCAAGGCAGACGTTTGAGCATTTGCTTAATCTCGATCTTAAATTCCACCTGAGCCGGCAGACGGGTGGGTTGACGCGGGCTATTGATCGTGGGACCAA AATTGCGCCTACTGCGCTGGAAATTAGCATG ACATATAAGTTTGGATGGGACTTTGCAGCTATTACTGCTTTGGCGATGGTTGCGTATACTTGGTTTACTGTACGGACGACTTCCTGGAG AACTCGTTTCAGGCGAGAGGCTAATCAGGCCGACAACAAAGCTGCTACCGTTGCAGTCGACTCATTGATCAACTTCGAAGctgtcaag CATTTCAACAACGAAAAGTATGAAATTGCACAGTACGACAAGCATTTGGCGGATTATGAAAAGTCGAGTGTGAAGATTACGACGTCCCTGGCGTATTTGAATTCGGGGCAGAATGTCATCTTCTCGAGTGCGTTGACGCTGGCAATGTTTTTGGCTGCGCAGGGTGTTGTGAATG GTACTATGACTGTCGGAGATTTGGTCATGGTCAACCAGCTGATTTTCCAGCTGTCGCTGCCTCTCAACTTTTTGGGCACGATTTATAGGGAGATGAGGCAAAATCTTTTGGATATGGAGGTGTTGTACAAACTTGTTGAGGAAAACACACCAGCAAAG GACGCAGAAGACGCGCAACCGCTAACTCTCAACGGCGGATCGATTCGGTTCGACAACGTCGCGTTCGCATACCACCCTGACCGGCCCATCTTCCGCAACCTCTCTTTCACGGTACCCGCCGGGAAAAAAGTAGCCATCGTCGGACCCTCAGGGTGCGGCAAATCCACCGTTTTCCGCCTTCTCTACCGATTTTACGAGCCATCTTCTGGGCGAATCTTCATCGACGGGCAAGATGTGACGCGGGTGCAGCTCGAGTCGCTCCGGCGCAATATCGGTGTGGTGCCGCAGGATACGCCGTTGTTCCATGCGGATATTATGCATAACGTGAGGTATGGAAGGCTGGATGCGACCGATGAGGAGGTGGTAGAGGCTGCTAGGAAGGCTAATGTGGATAAGACAATCGAGAGGTTGCCTGCTGGGTATGGGACGATGGTGGGTGAGCGCGGGTTAATGATTAGTGGTGGGGAGAAACAACGATTGGCGGTGGCGAGGGTTATGTTGAAGGATCCGCCGATTTTGTTCTTTGATGAGGCT ACTTCTGCTTTGGATGCTCATACCGAGTCGGAGCTTATGAAGAACATCAACACGGCACTACTGGATAAAGCACGTACAAGCATCTTCATTGCTCATCGTCTGCGCACCGTTGTTGAATCCG ATTTGATCATTGTGCTAAGAGAAGGCGAAGTGGTCGAGCAGGGTACACATGATGAGCTTATGAAGCTGCGAGGGCTATATTATAGCATGTGGCAACAGCAAGCTTCGCTGGAGAAGAtagaggaggaaggtgaagaggcgttggaggGTTAG